The window CGCGTCGGCAAAGAACAAATGCGGGCCCTGCAGTCATTGCACGAGGGCTTTGGCCGAAATTTCGGCGCTGCGATGTCGGCACTTCTCCGCAGCATCGTCGATGTAAAACTCACCAGCGTCGATCAGCTGACCTACAGCGAATTCGTCTTCAGCCTTGAGAACCCGACCTATTTCAACGTCTTGCGCGCTGAACCGCTCGAAGGAAATCTGATTCTCGACATCAATCCCTCGATCCTCTACCCGATCATCGATCGCCTACTCGGCGGCGGCAAGGAAAGCACGCCCACCGCGCGCAGGCCGCTCACCGAAATCGAGCTTCGCCTCGTCTCGCGGATCACGCAGCTGTTCCTCAATGAACTGAAACGTGCCTGGGAAAATGTCCTCACGTTGAAGCTTTCGGTTGAGCGCGTCGAAAGCAATCCGCAGCTCGTGCAAATTGTGCCGCCGAACGAAGTGGTCGTGCTGATCAGCTTCGAACTGATGCTCGGCGAAATCCGCGGCATGATCAACCTGTGCATTCCCTACAACTCGATCGAACGCATCGGCAGCAAGCTGACGTCGAACACCTGGTCGAGCTACGGTAAGCAAAACATGTCGCCCGCGCAGGTCGCCCAAATCAGTCGGCAAATCGATCGCGCCTTAGTCGACGTCGTCGTGACGATGGCAGAAACGAACATCACCACCGAAGACCTCATCGGCCTGCGCGTTGGCGACATCATCACCACCGATCACGATATCCGCAGCCCCCTGCAAGTCGCAGTGCAGGACGTGACAAAGTTTCACGCGAGCCCCGGTGCGTTCAAGGGACAGAAAGCGATCAAGATCGAGGCGACTCTGCCTCCGACGCCCAAGGTTGGTTAGAGCGACTTCGCGACCTTTTCGCTGAGTATCTCGCAAAACGTATACGGGGAAGTGGTAAGATAGTCGAATGCCACCTGCTAATTCCCCCGCTGACAAACCGACTTGGAAATCAAACCCTCGCGTTATCCTCCTCGGTTCGGGAGACCGCCCCAACGTTCCGCAAGGTGCTGAAGACCTACGCCCCATCATCGAAAAGCATAGCCAACTCGTTCATGAGGATCTGCACTTCGTCCCGGGCTCGCTTCCGACTGCGGACTTTGCCGTCGTGCTCGGTGGCGATGGTTCGATCCTCCGCGCCGCAAAGTTGATGGGCGCCGTACAACTGCCAATCCTCGGCGTGAACATGGGGAAGCTCGGTTTTCTCGCCTGGCACAGCCCGGGCGATTTTGCGGAAACGCTGCCTGAGGTTGCGGCGGGAAAATGTCAGATCGTCGAGCATCTGATGTTTCGTTGTTCGCTGGTCCGCGATGGCAAAGTGCTGGAGTCGCATCTCGGCGTGAACGAAGCCGTCATCGCCACCGGCCATCCGTTCACGATGCTCAATGTGCATCT is drawn from Anatilimnocola floriformis and contains these coding sequences:
- a CDS encoding NAD(+)/NADH kinase is translated as MPPANSPADKPTWKSNPRVILLGSGDRPNVPQGAEDLRPIIEKHSQLVHEDLHFVPGSLPTADFAVVLGGDGSILRAAKLMGAVQLPILGVNMGKLGFLAWHSPGDFAETLPEVAAGKCQIVEHLMFRCSLVRDGKVLESHLGVNEAVIATGHPFTMLNVHLYVDGDLATTYACDGLIISTPVGSTAHSLSAGGPILRSTLAGFVIVPICPHTMTVRPVVDTAERIYEMEVLQPNPGTTLVIDGRVIGHLQPGDRVRVERADSTFKLIAARGHNYYATLRDKLGWAGNVYRK
- the fliM gene encoding flagellar motor switch protein FliM is translated as MADEVLSQAEVESLLSQMEAGGTRAVAAPVAPVPAAGAIAAGKTPRPREKVTPYDFKRPERVGKEQMRALQSLHEGFGRNFGAAMSALLRSIVDVKLTSVDQLTYSEFVFSLENPTYFNVLRAEPLEGNLILDINPSILYPIIDRLLGGGKESTPTARRPLTEIELRLVSRITQLFLNELKRAWENVLTLKLSVERVESNPQLVQIVPPNEVVVLISFELMLGEIRGMINLCIPYNSIERIGSKLTSNTWSSYGKQNMSPAQVAQISRQIDRALVDVVVTMAETNITTEDLIGLRVGDIITTDHDIRSPLQVAVQDVTKFHASPGAFKGQKAIKIEATLPPTPKVG